The nucleotide window GACGGGAAAACGCCGGTAAAGCACAAGACTGATGGGCAGCCAGGCGAACAGGGCGACCAGGGGAGGAATCATCAGAGCACCTGATAAAGATATCCGTAGACTCGGCGAATATCTTGAATAAAGTAGAGCATAGATTATGGTTCTCTCGAGTATGCAGGTTTCGTCTACGCAAATTTGCGGAGTGGTCGGCTATGGGATGTCCTTATTGGCCTGTGCGGTTGCATGGATACAGTACAACAAAAGCGGTAGACGTGAATCCTGGCTGACGGCTGTTGCCATCGCGCAACTGCTTCTGTTGCTGGACATGATCTTCAACTGGCGATGGATGCTGCATGAGTTCTGGATGCGCCGGGCGCAGAGTGAAGGCGTCTACCAGCTTCGTCGTTCGCCGCAACTGATCGCGCTGCTGGTGCTGGCCGCTGCCGTAATTGGCGTTGTGATCTGGGTGTCGAAGCGATTTCGGGGCATGCCAGCCGCAGCGATGGCTACTGTGGGAACACTGCTCTCAGTCGGACTCTGGTGTGCTGAGACGCTCTCGTATCACTACCTGGATGCCGTCTTTCACGCAATGCTGGGAGGCGTGATGGCGATTGGCTTGTTGTGGCTCGGGCTTGGGTTGTTCACGAGCTTTGGATTGTTGAAAGACAGCCGACGTTTTTGAGGCTGGCTATCAACAATCCACTAGCTAATTAGTCGAATTTCCATGGGCGGGGTGGGGATGTACGGCCGCCATTGGTGTCCTCCCATGCCTGGTGCATGAGGCGAGCGAGATTGCGATTTCTTGCGGCACGTTCTTTTCGCCGGGGTTCGCTGCTGATACTGTTGCGCAGTACGATGAGCCGGTAGAGAACGAGTTCAAGCATCTTTGCCATCCATGCTCCGATACCGTGATGCTTGCGATAGTAGAGCAGGGTGCTGCGCATGCGCCAGCGAATTAGCTGCGCTCCAGCTGAGGACATTTCCAGCGTTTTGATCTGACGCGAAGATTCGCCCCCGATGTGAATCACGACGATATCCGGCCAGTACAGGATCTTGTAACCTGCCTTCTTGATGCGCAGGCAGAGATCGACTTCTTCGGAATAGAGGAAGAAGTCAGGATCGAAGAAGCCGACTTTCTTCAGCGCGTCGGCACGAATAATGGAGTACGCCCCCGGGACCCAGTCAACTTCCGCGGCTTCCATTGGGTCGGCCCAGGTTCGATCGAAGCTGCCGAAGAATCGGGACTTCGGAAATTTTGCAGCAAGGCCGGTCATGACGAGAAAGTCATTGAAGACGCTGGGGAACATGCGGGCCGAGGGCTGCAACGCAAGATCGCGACCCACGAGGCGACCACCAGCCAGGCCAACTTCAGGATGCGCGTCCATGTGCTCGACAGAGAGCCGCAGGGAGTCAGGGCAGAGGAATGCGTCGGAGTTAAGCAGCACGACGTAGCGGCCCTGGGCGACCTCAAGAGCAACATTGTTGGCCGCGCCAAATCCCAGGTTGACCGAACTGCGGAAGATGCGGACGCCGGGGAATTCGGCTTCCACCATCTCC belongs to Acidicapsa ligni and includes:
- a CDS encoding glycosyltransferase family 2 protein, yielding MTPDDSPSYAFDISLILVSFNTREVLRESLQSVARETNNLRIETFVVDNNSHDGSVEMVEAEFPGVRIFRSSVNLGFGAANNVALEVAQGRYVVLLNSDAFLCPDSLRLSVEHMDAHPEVGLAGGRLVGRDLALQPSARMFPSVFNDFLVMTGLAAKFPKSRFFGSFDRTWADPMEAAEVDWVPGAYSIIRADALKKVGFFDPDFFLYSEEVDLCLRIKKAGYKILYWPDIVVIHIGGESSRQIKTLEMSSAGAQLIRWRMRSTLLYYRKHHGIGAWMAKMLELVLYRLIVLRNSISSEPRRKERAARNRNLARLMHQAWEDTNGGRTSPPRPWKFD